The stretch of DNA TTCGCACGCTGTTCAGGCGTCAGGATATCATGAACCTTGACCGCATCATCGATCATGTCTTGGTCGTCATGCTCGTGCAGCATATCTTTCTGCTTGAACAGAGCCGCCAACTTCGCTTTATCGATCGCACCGTCCGAAAGCAGAAGTGCCGAAATCTGACGGTCGATCTCGCGTTCCTGCTGCCACTGCGCGCGCATCTCGCCGCGATGGTCCTTAAATATCTCATGAAGCTGCTTCTTTTGCTGCTTCGTCAGATCGACACCGATCAGCATTGGCATCGGACCGTGGAAAAATTCGTGATGCCCCCCGCCATTCGGCGGCCCGGCTTGCGCAAAACCGACGGCAACCAAAGAGGGCGCGGCCGCGAGGGCAAGAGCGCAGATAAACTTCTTGGAAATCATGTTTGTCGACATCCCAATCGTGTG from Kozakia baliensis encodes:
- a CDS encoding Spy/CpxP family protein refolding chaperone, whose translation is MISKKFICALALAAAPSLVAVGFAQAGPPNGGGHHEFFHGPMPMLIGVDLTKQQKKQLHEIFKDHRGEMRAQWQQEREIDRQISALLLSDGAIDKAKLAALFKQKDMLHEHDDQDMIDDAVKVHDILTPEQRAKARATQEKLESLHEQIEELVKPPHGDEGEPTP